A region from the Leopardus geoffroyi isolate Oge1 chromosome C2, O.geoffroyi_Oge1_pat1.0, whole genome shotgun sequence genome encodes:
- the BTG3 gene encoding protein BTG3, whose product MKNEIAAVVFFFTRLVRKHDKLKKEAVERFAEKLTLILQEKYKNHWYPEKPSKGQAYRCIRVNKFQRVDPDVLKACENSCILYSDLGLPKELTLWVDPCEVCCRYGEKNNAFIVASFENEDENKDEISKKVTRALDKVTSDYHSGSSSSDEETSKEVEVKPNSVTTTPSPVYQISELIFPPLPMWHPLPRKKPGMYRGNGHQNHYPPPIPFGYPNQGRKNKPYRPIPVTWVPPPGMHCDRNHWINPHMLAPH is encoded by the exons ATGAAGAACGAAATTGCTGCTGTTGTCTTCTTTTTCACAAGGCTAGTTCGAAAACATGATAAGTTGAAAAAAGAGGCAGTTGAGAGGTTTGCTGAGAAATTGACTCTTATacttcaagaaaaatataaaaatcactggTATCCAGAAAAACCATCAAAAGGACAGGCCTACAG ATGCATTCGTGTCAATAAGTTTCAGAGAGTTGATCCTGATGTCCTGAAAGCCTGTGAGAACAGCTGCATCTTGTACAGTGATCTAGGCTTGCCAAAGGAACTCACTCTGTGGGTGGATCCATGTGAGGTGTGCTGTCG gtatgGAGAGAAAAACAATGCATTCATTGTTGCCAGCTTTGAAAATGAGGATGAGAACAAGGATGAAATCTCCAAGAAAGTTACTAGGGCCCTTGATAAAGTTACCTCTGATTATCATTCAGGATCCTCttcttcagatgaagaaacaagtAAGGAAGTAGAAGTGAAACCCAATTCGGTGACTACAACCCCAAGTCCTGTGTACCAG ATTTCAGAATTGATATTCCCACCTCTTCCAATGTGGCACCCTTTGCCCAGAAAAAAGCCAGGAATGTACCGAGGGAATGGCCATCAGAATCACTACCCTCCTCCTATTCCATTTGGTTATCCAAAtcagggaagaaagaataaaCCGTATCGCCCAATTCCAGTAACATGGGTACCTCCTCCTGGAATGCATTGTGACCGGAATCACTGGATTAATCCTCACATGTTAGCACCTCACTAG